The following are from one region of the Mesorhizobium sp. B2-8-5 genome:
- a CDS encoding OsmC family protein: MADLKVRTRNAGALAVLPPGGLPVVTTPTGGTVDVVTQVSASGFSPLDLLYASLAACMVLSARIAATRLGVADRLGEVRADVTGDKAKDEPSRLETFNIRLTIAGDLDAATKERILADAEDICTVSNTLRGAPALHAKLG; encoded by the coding sequence ATGGCAGACCTGAAAGTCAGAACCCGAAACGCCGGCGCGCTCGCCGTCCTGCCGCCGGGCGGCCTGCCGGTGGTCACGACACCGACCGGCGGCACCGTCGATGTGGTCACGCAGGTCAGCGCGTCCGGCTTCAGCCCGCTCGACCTGCTCTACGCCTCGCTGGCTGCCTGCATGGTACTCAGCGCCCGCATCGCCGCCACCCGCCTAGGGGTCGCCGACCGGCTGGGCGAGGTGAGGGCGGATGTGACCGGCGACAAGGCGAAGGACGAGCCGTCGCGGCTGGAAACCTTCAATATTCGCCTGACGATCGCCGGCGACCTCGATGCCGCGACGAAAGAGCGGATCCTGGCGGATGCCGAGGATATCTGCACCGTCTCAAACACGCTGCGCGGCGCGCCGGCACTTCACGCGAAGCTCGGGTGA
- a CDS encoding 2OG-Fe(II) oxygenase, translating into MTIHSLNTKRVGRSAESRVDAQNWHALVSDLNAHGCAVVPGLLSPEECADIAGLYPHEEHFRSHVIMARHGFGKGEYRYFKYPLPDPIEGLRTALYPRLATVANDWNEKMGVAQRYPAEHAAFLKRCHDEGQVRPTPLLLQYGPGDFNCLHQDLYGALAFPLQVAVLLSEPGEDFTGGEFVLTEQRPRMQSRAEVVPLKRGDAVIFAVHNRPVQGTKGYYRVNLRHGVSRLRSGRRHTVGIIFHDAR; encoded by the coding sequence ATGACCATCCATTCTCTGAACACCAAGCGCGTCGGCCGCTCCGCCGAATCCCGCGTCGACGCGCAAAACTGGCATGCGCTGGTGTCTGATCTGAACGCCCATGGCTGCGCCGTCGTGCCCGGCCTGCTCTCGCCCGAGGAATGCGCCGATATCGCGGGCCTCTATCCGCATGAAGAGCATTTCCGCAGCCATGTGATCATGGCCCGTCACGGCTTCGGCAAGGGCGAGTATCGCTATTTCAAATATCCGCTGCCTGACCCGATCGAGGGCCTGCGCACCGCGCTCTATCCGCGCCTCGCCACGGTCGCCAATGACTGGAACGAGAAGATGGGCGTGGCGCAGCGTTATCCGGCCGAACACGCCGCCTTCCTGAAGCGTTGCCACGACGAAGGCCAGGTGAGGCCGACGCCGCTTCTGCTGCAATACGGCCCCGGCGACTTCAACTGCCTGCATCAGGATCTTTACGGCGCACTCGCCTTTCCGCTGCAGGTGGCGGTCCTGTTGTCCGAGCCGGGTGAGGATTTCACCGGCGGCGAATTCGTGCTCACCGAGCAGCGCCCGCGCATGCAAAGCCGCGCCGAGGTGGTGCCGCTGAAGCGCGGCGATGCGGTGATCTTTGCGGTTCACAACCGGCCGGTGCAAGGCACGAAGGGGTACTATCGCGTCAACCTGCGCCATGGCGTGAGCCGCTTGCGGTCAGGGCGGCGGCATACGGTCGGGATCATCTTCCACGACGCGAGGTGA
- a CDS encoding acid phosphatase — protein MTRFFLSPRSFLSLCLASTALASFSATAHAAPPGYDKIDTVVVIYAENRSFDNLYGGFPGANGLANVSPDQARQLDRDGKPLSELPPAWGGLTGKGVTPAVTEAQSAHLANATFAIDDPKGFNEGTNVVTHDLWHRFYQEQMQIDGGRNDKFVAWADSGSLVMGHYDGSNLPMWAIAKKYVLADNFFQGAFGGSFLNHFMLACACAPYYPNADTSPVKGQIAVVEPDGVTLKPADNSPASALGGVPKFANDGAITPDFYAVNTMQPPYQPSANKPAEGGDAALADPAAPTTLPPQHEITIGDLLSLKGISWAWYAGAWQAALDGKNATPVPNFQFHHQPFNYFAAYAPGTAARAEHIKDGGLDGVEFIKAIDDGKLPSITFYKPQGNLNEHAGYADVTSGDQHLADLVSHLEKSPQWAHMLVVITYDENGGFWDHVTPPKADRWGPGNRIPAFIISPYAKMGTVDHTQYDTTSILRFITARYDLPVLPGIVARDKALRNNDQPPMGDLTAALDLTK, from the coding sequence ATGACCCGATTCTTTCTCTCCCCCCGGTCCTTCCTCTCGCTTTGCCTTGCCTCCACGGCGCTGGCATCGTTCTCCGCTACTGCCCACGCGGCTCCTCCCGGCTACGACAAGATCGACACCGTCGTCGTCATCTACGCCGAGAACCGCAGCTTCGATAACCTCTACGGCGGCTTCCCCGGCGCCAACGGCCTGGCCAACGTTTCGCCCGACCAGGCGCGTCAGCTCGACCGCGACGGCAAGCCGCTTTCCGAACTGCCGCCGGCCTGGGGCGGCTTGACCGGCAAGGGCGTCACGCCGGCGGTGACGGAGGCGCAGAGCGCGCATCTGGCCAACGCCACCTTCGCCATCGACGATCCCAAGGGCTTCAACGAGGGCACCAACGTCGTCACGCACGACCTCTGGCACCGCTTCTACCAGGAGCAGATGCAGATCGACGGCGGCCGGAACGACAAGTTCGTCGCCTGGGCCGATTCCGGCTCGCTAGTCATGGGCCACTATGACGGCTCCAACCTGCCGATGTGGGCGATCGCCAAAAAATACGTGCTGGCGGACAATTTCTTCCAGGGCGCCTTCGGCGGCTCCTTCCTCAACCACTTCATGCTCGCCTGCGCCTGCGCGCCTTATTATCCCAATGCCGACACCAGCCCGGTGAAGGGCCAGATCGCCGTCGTCGAGCCGGATGGCGTGACGCTGAAGCCGGCCGACAACTCGCCCGCCTCGGCGCTGGGCGGCGTGCCGAAATTCGCCAATGACGGCGCCATCACGCCCGACTTCTACGCCGTCAACACCATGCAGCCGCCTTACCAGCCGAGCGCCAACAAGCCGGCTGAGGGCGGTGACGCAGCACTTGCCGATCCGGCTGCGCCCACTACGCTGCCACCGCAGCACGAGATCACCATCGGCGATCTGCTCTCGCTCAAGGGCATTTCCTGGGCCTGGTATGCAGGCGCCTGGCAGGCGGCGCTCGACGGCAAGAACGCCACGCCCGTGCCGAACTTCCAGTTCCACCACCAGCCCTTCAACTATTTCGCGGCCTATGCCCCGGGCACGGCCGCGCGGGCCGAGCACATCAAGGATGGCGGCCTTGACGGCGTGGAGTTCATCAAGGCGATCGACGACGGCAAGCTGCCGTCCATCACCTTCTACAAGCCGCAGGGCAACCTCAACGAACATGCCGGCTATGCCGATGTGACCTCGGGCGACCAGCACTTGGCCGACCTCGTTTCGCATCTGGAGAAGAGCCCGCAATGGGCTCATATGCTGGTCGTCATCACCTATGATGAGAATGGTGGCTTCTGGGATCACGTCACGCCGCCCAAGGCCGACCGCTGGGGCCCGGGCAACCGCATCCCGGCCTTCATCATCTCGCCCTATGCGAAGATGGGCACGGTCGACCACACCCAATACGACACAACCTCGATCCTGCGTTTCATCACCGCCCGCTACGACCTGCCGGTGCTGCCGGGCATCGTCGCCCGCGACAAGGCGCTGCGCAACAACGATCAGCCGCCGATGGGGGATTTGACGGCCGCGCTCGATCTGACGAAGTAG
- the htpG gene encoding molecular chaperone HtpG, which produces MTDQNTETRTFEADVSRLLHMMVHSVYSDRDVFLRELISNAADACEKLRFEAVSRPELLGDDAKPRITIAADPDNRELVVEDNGIGMSRDEMAEALGTIARSGTRAFLERVEAGKAAEDTQLIGQFGVGFYSAFMVADRVDVISRQAGSDEAFRWSSDGKGTYEIAPAPLEAAPRRGTRVVLHLMEDASSYTTPYRLEGLAKSQSGHVPVPITLVEKPGGEPRDIADGTALWVRTKSEIKPEEYTDFYRSIAGQYDEPASTIHFRAEGRQEYSVLAFVPGSRPFDLFDQDRKGRMKLYVRRVFITDDADVLPRYLRFVRGLVDSADLPLNVSREMIQESPLLAAIRKGVTNRVLGDLLKLADNDAEAYAKIWENFGVVLKEGLYEDYERREQLLKLARFRSTASDERWRSLADYVGAMKEGQKAIFFMAGDDRARLEASPQLEGFRARGIEVLLLTDPVDSFWVTMAPEFDGKPFKSVTQGAAELADVALPEDAAKPDAETPSSIATFLAFVKTTLGDEVSDVKASDRLTESAVCLVAPEHGPDRQFERLLNAAGRLDKAAKPILEINPRHERVAALAKLGDEEKAFKEDAAHLLYDEARVLDGDKPADARAFSARLARLIDRGLARG; this is translated from the coding sequence ATGACGGATCAGAATACGGAAACCAGGACATTCGAGGCGGACGTCTCGCGGCTGCTGCACATGATGGTGCATTCGGTCTATTCGGACCGTGACGTCTTCCTGCGCGAGCTGATCTCCAACGCGGCCGATGCCTGCGAGAAGCTGCGCTTCGAGGCGGTGAGCCGGCCCGAGTTGCTGGGTGACGATGCCAAGCCGCGCATCACGATCGCGGCCGACCCGGACAACAGAGAGCTTGTCGTCGAGGACAATGGCATCGGCATGAGCCGCGACGAGATGGCGGAGGCGCTGGGCACCATCGCGCGCTCCGGCACGCGCGCCTTCCTGGAGCGCGTAGAGGCCGGCAAGGCAGCGGAAGACACGCAGCTCATCGGCCAATTCGGCGTCGGGTTTTACTCGGCCTTCATGGTCGCCGACCGGGTCGACGTCATCAGCCGCCAGGCCGGCAGCGACGAGGCCTTCCGCTGGTCGTCCGACGGCAAGGGCACCTATGAAATCGCGCCGGCGCCGCTCGAGGCGGCGCCCAGGCGCGGCACCCGTGTGGTGCTGCATCTGATGGAGGACGCCTCTTCCTACACCACGCCCTATCGGCTCGAGGGGCTGGCGAAGTCGCAGTCGGGCCATGTGCCGGTACCAATCACGCTCGTAGAGAAACCCGGCGGCGAGCCACGCGACATCGCCGACGGCACGGCGCTTTGGGTGCGCACGAAGAGCGAGATCAAGCCGGAGGAATACACCGATTTCTACCGCAGCATCGCCGGCCAGTACGACGAGCCGGCCTCGACCATCCATTTCCGCGCCGAGGGCCGGCAGGAATACAGCGTGCTCGCCTTCGTGCCGGGATCGCGGCCGTTCGACCTGTTCGACCAGGACCGCAAGGGCCGCATGAAGCTTTATGTGCGGCGCGTCTTCATCACCGACGACGCCGACGTGCTGCCGCGCTACTTGCGCTTCGTGCGCGGCCTGGTCGATTCCGCCGACCTGCCGCTCAACGTGTCGCGCGAGATGATCCAGGAAAGCCCCCTGCTCGCCGCGATCCGCAAGGGCGTGACCAACCGCGTTCTCGGCGATCTCCTAAAGCTCGCCGACAACGATGCCGAAGCCTACGCCAAAATCTGGGAAAATTTCGGCGTCGTGCTGAAGGAAGGGCTTTACGAGGACTACGAGCGGCGCGAGCAGCTGCTGAAGCTTGCCCGCTTCCGCTCGACAGCGTCGGACGAACGCTGGCGCAGCCTTGCCGACTATGTTGGAGCGATGAAGGAAGGCCAGAAGGCGATCTTCTTCATGGCCGGCGACGACCGCGCCCGGCTGGAGGCCTCGCCGCAGCTCGAAGGGTTTCGCGCGCGCGGCATCGAGGTGCTGCTCCTCACCGACCCGGTCGACAGTTTCTGGGTGACGATGGCGCCGGAGTTCGACGGCAAGCCGTTCAAGTCGGTGACGCAGGGCGCGGCCGAGCTTGCCGATGTTGCGCTGCCCGAGGACGCAGCAAAGCCGGATGCCGAGACGCCATCCTCCATCGCGACGTTCCTTGCCTTCGTGAAGACCACGCTCGGCGACGAGGTCTCGGACGTGAAGGCCTCCGACCGGCTGACCGAAAGCGCCGTCTGCCTGGTCGCGCCGGAGCATGGCCCGGACCGCCAGTTCGAACGTCTGCTCAACGCCGCCGGCCGGCTCGACAAGGCCGCCAAGCCGATCCTCGAGATCAACCCGCGCCATGAGCGCGTGGCGGCGCTGGCAAAGCTCGGCGACGAAGAAAAAGCGTTCAAGGAAGACGCAGCGCACCTGCTCTACGACGAGGCGCGCGTGCTCGACGGCGACAAGCCGGCCGACGCCAGGGCCTTCTCGGCGCGCCTGGCGCGGCTGATCGATCGCGGCTTGGCGAGAGGGTGA
- a CDS encoding ABC-F family ATP-binding cassette domain-containing protein, with translation MIRLENIGKQNGRQIVFIEASAALQKGEKVGLVGPNGAGKTTLFRMIIGQEQPDEGQVSVDRGVTIGYFSQDVGDMGGLSAVAEVMEGAGPVSAVAAEMRELEHAMGDPDRADEMDQIIERYGELQHRFEELDGYALDGRAREVLDGLGFSQEMMDGDVSKLSGGWKMRVALARILLMRPDVMLLDEPSNHLDLESLIWLEKFLKDYDGALLMTSHDREFMNRIVNKIIEIDAGALTSYSGNYEFYQEQRALADKQLQAQFERQQAMLAKEIAFIERFKARASHAAQVQSRVKKLDKIDRVEPPKRRQTVAFEFQPAPRCGEDVATLKGIHKAYGSRNIYSGLDFQIRRRERWCVMGVNGAGKSTLLKLVAGASEPDEGSVARGPSVKMGYFAQHAMELLDGERTVFQTLEDSFPQAGQAPLRALAGCFGFSGDEIEKKCRVLSGGEKARLVMALMLFDPPNLLVLDEPTNHLDITTKQMLIEALAQYEGTMLFVSHDRHFLAALSNRVLELTPDGIHTYGGGYTEYVARTGQEAPGLRG, from the coding sequence ATGATCCGTCTTGAAAATATCGGCAAGCAGAACGGCCGACAGATCGTCTTCATCGAAGCCTCGGCCGCCTTGCAGAAGGGCGAGAAGGTCGGATTGGTCGGCCCGAACGGCGCCGGCAAGACGACGTTGTTCCGCATGATCATCGGACAGGAGCAGCCGGACGAGGGCCAGGTCTCGGTCGATCGCGGCGTCACCATCGGCTATTTCAGCCAGGATGTCGGCGACATGGGCGGTTTGAGCGCCGTGGCAGAGGTCATGGAGGGCGCAGGGCCGGTCAGCGCGGTGGCCGCCGAGATGCGCGAGCTCGAACACGCCATGGGCGATCCCGACCGCGCCGACGAGATGGACCAGATCATCGAGCGCTACGGCGAACTGCAGCACCGCTTCGAAGAGCTCGACGGCTATGCGCTCGACGGCCGCGCCCGCGAGGTGCTCGACGGCCTCGGCTTCAGCCAGGAGATGATGGACGGCGATGTTTCGAAACTCTCCGGCGGCTGGAAGATGCGCGTCGCGCTGGCTCGCATCCTGTTGATGCGACCCGACGTGATGCTGCTCGACGAGCCGTCGAACCATCTCGACCTCGAAAGCCTGATCTGGCTGGAGAAATTCCTCAAGGATTACGACGGCGCGCTGCTGATGACCTCGCACGACCGCGAGTTCATGAACCGCATCGTCAACAAGATCATCGAGATCGACGCCGGCGCACTAACCTCCTATTCAGGCAATTACGAATTCTACCAGGAGCAGCGTGCGCTGGCCGACAAGCAGCTGCAGGCGCAGTTCGAGCGCCAGCAGGCGATGCTGGCCAAGGAAATCGCCTTCATCGAGCGTTTCAAGGCGCGCGCTTCCCATGCCGCCCAGGTGCAGAGCCGGGTGAAGAAGCTCGACAAGATCGACCGCGTCGAACCGCCGAAGCGGCGCCAGACGGTGGCCTTCGAGTTCCAGCCGGCGCCGCGCTGCGGCGAGGACGTGGCGACGCTGAAGGGCATCCACAAGGCCTATGGCAGCCGCAATATCTATTCGGGCCTCGACTTCCAGATCCGCCGCCGCGAGCGCTGGTGCGTGATGGGCGTCAACGGCGCCGGCAAGTCGACGCTTCTGAAGCTGGTCGCCGGCGCCTCCGAGCCGGACGAGGGCTCCGTCGCGCGCGGCCCGAGCGTCAAGATGGGCTATTTCGCCCAGCATGCCATGGAACTGCTCGATGGCGAGCGCACCGTCTTCCAGACGCTGGAGGACTCGTTTCCGCAGGCCGGTCAGGCGCCGCTGCGCGCGCTTGCCGGCTGCTTCGGCTTCTCGGGCGACGAGATCGAGAAGAAGTGCCGCGTGCTGTCGGGCGGCGAGAAGGCGCGGCTGGTGATGGCGCTGATGCTGTTCGACCCGCCCAACCTGCTGGTGCTCGACGAGCCGACCAACCACCTCGACATCACCACCAAGCAGATGCTGATCGAGGCGCTGGCGCAATATGAAGGCACCATGCTCTTCGTCTCGCACGACCGCCATTTCCTGGCGGCACTCTCCAACCGCGTGCTGGAACTGACGCCAGACGGCATCCACACCTATGGCGGCGGCTATACCGAATATGTCGCGCGCACCGGCCAGGAAGCACCGGGGCTGAGAGGGTAG
- a CDS encoding type 1 glutamine amidotransferase, with the protein MKRIVLVRHSEEPGDDHVQTTLEANGHAITTAMPFKGDPIDLGSVDGAVIYGGPFNVFDTDIHPFLNDEAALIEHCLDNDLPLLGICQGAQQIAWHLGADVGPVESGIREFGYFEITPTAEAGDFLDRPLFLPQNHFHTFAVPAGAVHLASSDTFPNQAFRIGDKTYALQFHAEQGPAGFRRWQERQAAPYGTLGAQDRDEQDRLMAAHHAAQLAWFSGFVTKLFG; encoded by the coding sequence ATGAAGCGCATTGTTCTGGTCAGGCATTCGGAAGAGCCGGGCGACGATCATGTCCAGACGACGCTGGAGGCGAACGGCCATGCGATCACGACTGCGATGCCGTTCAAGGGCGATCCGATCGACCTCGGGTCCGTCGATGGAGCGGTGATCTATGGCGGTCCGTTCAATGTCTTCGACACCGACATACACCCGTTCCTAAACGACGAAGCCGCGCTGATCGAGCATTGCCTGGACAACGATCTGCCGCTGCTCGGCATCTGCCAGGGCGCGCAGCAGATCGCCTGGCATCTCGGCGCCGATGTCGGGCCGGTGGAAAGCGGCATCCGGGAGTTCGGCTATTTCGAGATCACGCCGACGGCCGAGGCCGGCGATTTCCTCGACCGGCCGCTCTTCCTGCCGCAGAACCACTTTCATACTTTCGCCGTGCCGGCCGGCGCCGTGCATCTCGCTTCGAGCGACACGTTCCCCAATCAGGCGTTCCGGATCGGCGACAAGACCTATGCGCTGCAATTCCATGCCGAGCAGGGTCCGGCCGGCTTTCGGCGCTGGCAGGAACGGCAAGCCGCGCCCTACGGAACGCTCGGCGCGCAGGACCGGGACGAACAGGACAGGTTGATGGCGGCCCACCACGCAGCGCAGCTTGCCTGGTTCAGCGGCTTTGTGACCAAGCTGTTCGGTTGA